In Bacteroidales bacterium, a genomic segment contains:
- a CDS encoding ribulose-phosphate 3-epimerase produces the protein MIAPSLLSANFANLEKDIKMLNNSEADWLHLDVMDGVFVPNISFGLPIVSAVKKLSNKPLDVHLMIVKPENYFEAFAKAGADYISFHIEASTHLHRSVQLLKKLGVKAGVVLNPHTSVSLLEDIIEDLDYVLLMSVNPGYGGQKFIERSYKKTKQLKKLINKSRSEALIQVDGGINTDNAKALYQAGADILVAGNAVFSAKNPTEAIALIKNAKNI, from the coding sequence ATGATAGCACCTTCCCTACTTTCAGCCAATTTTGCCAATCTGGAAAAAGATATTAAGATGCTCAATAATAGTGAAGCGGATTGGCTTCATTTAGATGTTATGGATGGCGTTTTTGTCCCTAATATTTCTTTTGGCTTACCAATTGTTTCTGCGGTAAAAAAGCTTAGCAACAAACCATTGGATGTACATTTAATGATTGTTAAACCCGAAAATTATTTTGAAGCTTTTGCTAAAGCCGGTGCCGATTATATTAGTTTTCATATAGAAGCATCTACTCACCTTCATCGCTCCGTACAACTACTGAAAAAGTTAGGTGTTAAAGCAGGTGTTGTACTTAATCCTCACACCTCAGTCTCTCTTTTAGAAGATATTATTGAAGACTTAGATTATGTTTTATTGATGTCAGTTAATCCGGGTTATGGCGGACAAAAATTCATTGAACGCAGCTATAAAAAAACCAAACAACTCAAAAAACTAATCAACAAAAGTAGATCGGAAGCACTTATTCAGGTGGATGGTGGAATAAATACAGACAATGCTAAAGCTCTTTATCAGGCTGGTGCTGATATATTAGTAGCCGGAAATGCCGTATTTTCAGCCAAAAATCCAACCGAAGCAATTGCTCTAATTAAAAATGCTAAAAACATTTAG
- a CDS encoding N-acetylmuramoyl-L-alanine amidase: protein MIKLNFSYVLILLVLTLNSQLQAQQLIEFTAKSGDGIHRILQKHNINTNEYYKAFIQLNKGKLIKGNQLVIGKTYTLPQKKKNKKTNYYTIFGEKYGKINPTDNRLKGAVYYVVSGHGGPDPGAVGKRNGHILTEDEYAYDISLRLARELIKHGATVYIIVRDSDDGIRDNAYLKNDKHETVWKDKKIPLNLNKKLRQRTQVINQLYRKNKGRYQRLMVLHIDSRSINERVDVFGYYNSKSKSGKLFTERLISSLKTNYKKYQPKRMFDGISKSRDGLYMLKYTHPVTAYLELGNIQNTKDQLRFIKSSNRQVLAEWLAQGCLNDYDK, encoded by the coding sequence TTGATTAAACTAAATTTCTCTTACGTACTAATTTTACTTGTTCTTACTCTAAATTCTCAACTTCAAGCTCAGCAGCTTATAGAGTTTACAGCCAAATCCGGAGATGGTATTCATCGGATTTTACAAAAACACAATATAAATACCAATGAATATTATAAAGCATTTATACAGTTAAACAAAGGGAAATTGATAAAAGGAAACCAATTAGTTATAGGGAAAACATACACATTACCACAGAAAAAGAAGAACAAAAAAACTAATTATTATACCATCTTCGGAGAAAAATATGGTAAAATCAACCCTACTGACAACCGTCTAAAAGGAGCTGTTTATTACGTTGTAAGCGGTCATGGAGGTCCAGATCCCGGAGCTGTAGGTAAAAGAAACGGACATATACTTACCGAAGACGAATATGCTTACGATATTAGCCTAAGATTGGCTAGAGAATTAATCAAACATGGAGCTACGGTATATATTATTGTTCGTGATTCTGATGACGGTATACGTGACAATGCTTACCTGAAAAATGATAAACACGAAACCGTTTGGAAAGACAAAAAAATCCCATTAAACCTTAATAAGAAACTACGTCAACGAACTCAAGTTATAAATCAACTTTACAGAAAAAACAAAGGTCGTTATCAACGCTTAATGGTTTTACATATTGATTCCCGTTCCATAAACGAAAGAGTAGACGTTTTTGGATATTATAACTCAAAGAGCAAATCGGGGAAATTATTTACCGAAAGACTAATTTCATCACTAAAAACAAACTACAAAAAATATCAACCTAAGCGCATGTTTGATGGCATTTCAAAAAGCCGAGATGGATTGTATATGCTAAAATATACTCATCCGGTAACTGCCTACTTAGAGCTGGGAAATATTCAAAACACCAAAGATCAATTAAGATTTATAAAAAGTAGCAATAGACAAGTTTTAGCCGAATGGTTAGCCCAAGGATGTTTAAACGATTATGACAAATAA
- a CDS encoding sigma-70 family RNA polymerase sigma factor yields the protein MRQLKITKQVTNRETASLDKYLQEIGKVDLITADEEVELAKKIKQGDKLALEKLTKANLRFVVSVSKQYQNQGLSLPDLINEGNMGLIKAAQRFDETRGFKFISYAVWWIRQSILQALAEQSRIVRLPLNKIGSINKINKAYAALEQELEREPKPEEIANYLEITLAEVKESQKNTGRHVSMDAPLIQDEDNNLYDVLRNDENITPETELLYDSLRKEIDRAVSTLTPREADVVRFYFGLGNSHPMTLEEIGEKFDLTRERVRQIKEKAIRRLKHTSRSKILKTYLG from the coding sequence ATGAGGCAACTGAAAATTACTAAACAGGTTACAAATCGCGAAACAGCATCTCTGGATAAATATCTTCAAGAAATTGGAAAAGTTGATTTAATTACTGCTGATGAGGAAGTTGAGTTGGCAAAAAAAATTAAGCAAGGGGATAAACTTGCTTTGGAAAAATTGACAAAAGCCAATCTCCGTTTTGTAGTATCTGTTTCAAAACAATATCAAAATCAGGGACTTAGTTTGCCCGATTTGATTAACGAAGGAAATATGGGGCTTATAAAAGCCGCACAACGTTTTGATGAAACAAGGGGATTTAAATTTATTTCTTATGCGGTTTGGTGGATTCGTCAATCAATCCTACAAGCATTAGCAGAGCAATCAAGAATTGTTCGTTTACCATTAAATAAAATTGGATCTATAAACAAGATTAACAAAGCTTATGCTGCTTTAGAGCAAGAGTTAGAGCGTGAGCCTAAACCTGAAGAAATTGCAAATTATCTTGAAATTACACTTGCTGAAGTAAAAGAATCGCAGAAAAATACGGGGCGCCATGTTTCTATGGATGCTCCACTAATTCAGGATGAAGATAACAACCTCTACGACGTTTTACGTAATGATGAAAACATAACTCCGGAAACGGAATTATTATACGATTCTTTACGAAAAGAAATCGACAGAGCTGTTTCTACTCTCACTCCTCGCGAAGCCGACGTTGTTCGTTTCTACTTTGGTTTAGGGAATAGTCACCCAATGACCTTAGAAGAAATTGGTGAAAAATTTGATTTAACTCGCGAACGTGTTCGCCAAATTAAAGAAAAAGCCATTCGCCGACTCAAGCATACTTCGCGAAGCAAAATATTAAAAACCTATCTGGGATAA
- a CDS encoding YjjG family noncanonical pyrimidine nucleotidase has product MTKYKHLFIDLDRTLWDFDSNAIITLKEIFDANHLQEKGINSFDCFLTYYKAYNHSLWQKYRKGKIEKDFLSVERFNGSLKNFGINDLNLAKAIASEYIRISPTKTKLYPNAVEVIAKLSKKYKLHILTNGFSEVQFIKVENSGLAPYISTIITSEMAGAQKPDPKIFQYTLEKTGAKKEETLMIGDDLEADILGAKNVGLDQIYVNFEKKPHTEKPLHEVNSLLEILKIL; this is encoded by the coding sequence ATGACTAAATATAAACACCTTTTTATCGATCTTGACAGAACATTATGGGATTTCGACTCCAATGCTATTATCACTCTCAAAGAAATTTTTGATGCCAATCATCTACAGGAAAAAGGAATAAATAGTTTCGATTGTTTTTTAACCTACTATAAAGCATATAACCATTCCCTTTGGCAAAAATACCGAAAAGGGAAAATAGAAAAAGATTTTTTAAGTGTCGAGCGTTTTAATGGCAGTTTAAAAAACTTTGGAATTAACGATCTTAATTTGGCAAAAGCTATAGCTTCCGAATATATCAGAATCAGTCCAACCAAAACAAAACTCTACCCCAATGCTGTTGAAGTAATCGCCAAATTGAGCAAAAAATATAAATTACACATTCTTACTAATGGATTTTCTGAAGTCCAATTTATCAAAGTAGAGAATTCCGGATTAGCACCGTATATTAGCACCATTATCACATCCGAAATGGCTGGAGCACAAAAACCAGATCCTAAAATATTTCAATACACATTAGAAAAAACAGGAGCTAAAAAGGAAGAAACCCTGATGATAGGTGACGATTTGGAAGCCGATATTTTAGGAGCCAAAAATGTTGGTTTAGATCAAATCTATGTCAACTTTGAAAAAAAGCCACATACGGAAAAACCACTTCACGAAGTGAATAGCTTGCTTGAGATTCTAAAAATATTATAA
- the pnp gene encoding polyribonucleotide nucleotidyltransferase: protein MSKIGITKTFTMADGSEITLETGKLAKQADGAVVVKQGNTMLMATVVSSKEAREDVDFMPLSVDYQEKYFATGKFPGGFFKREARPSEYEILIARLVDRALRPLFPENYHAETQVIISLISSDKTTMPDTLAALAASAALTASDIPFGGPISEVKVGRINGEFILNPTAEQLEESDIDLMVAASADNIMMVEGEMKEISEAEMLDAMKFAHNAIKIQCQAQLELAEMVEKANPKREYNHESNDEDLEKAVYEATYDKLYAVASSASAKHERSEKFADIKAEFLATLSEEDQASKAGMFNRYFHDVEKKAVRNFVLDERKRLDGRNLDQIRPIWSEVGYLPMAHGSAIFTRGETQAMVSVTLGSKLDEQRIDGAVYDANNDFLLHYNFPPFSVGEARFLRGTSRREIGHGNLAMRALKEVLPGKDVLPYTIRIVSDILESNGSSSMASVCGGTLALMDAGVKIKKPVSGIAMGLIADTETGKYAVLSDILGDEDHLGDMDFKVTGTEDGITACQMDIKVDGLSYKILEEALAQAKAGRLHILGEMMKTISEPREDYKPHVPRIVQMIIAKEFIGAVIGPGGKIIQEIQKTTNSTIVIEEVGETGVIDIMAVDKAALDAAVERIKNITAVPDAGATYKGLIKSITTFGAFVEIMPGKEGLLHVSEIAWERVQNVEDVLKVGEEIEVKLLEVDSTTGKLKLSRKALLPKPEGYVERPPRDRSRNDRNRGRDNRNDNHRRPSNRDRN from the coding sequence ATGTCAAAAATTGGTATTACCAAAACGTTTACGATGGCTGATGGTTCAGAAATTACTTTAGAGACCGGAAAACTTGCCAAACAAGCAGACGGAGCCGTTGTCGTTAAACAAGGAAACACCATGCTGATGGCTACTGTAGTTTCCAGTAAAGAAGCTAGAGAAGATGTTGACTTTATGCCATTATCGGTAGATTATCAGGAAAAATACTTCGCTACCGGAAAATTTCCAGGTGGATTTTTCAAGCGCGAAGCTCGCCCGTCAGAATATGAAATACTAATCGCTCGTCTTGTTGACCGTGCATTACGTCCTTTATTTCCTGAAAATTATCATGCTGAAACTCAAGTTATTATAAGCCTAATATCTTCTGACAAAACAACTATGCCGGATACACTTGCAGCTCTTGCAGCATCGGCAGCATTAACAGCATCTGATATCCCTTTCGGAGGTCCTATTTCAGAAGTAAAAGTCGGACGTATAAATGGAGAGTTTATTCTAAACCCTACAGCTGAACAGTTGGAAGAATCGGATATTGATTTAATGGTTGCAGCTTCTGCTGACAATATTATGATGGTTGAAGGTGAAATGAAAGAAATTTCTGAAGCTGAAATGCTAGACGCTATGAAATTTGCTCATAATGCCATTAAAATCCAATGTCAAGCACAATTGGAATTAGCAGAAATGGTAGAGAAAGCAAATCCAAAAAGAGAATACAATCATGAATCTAACGACGAAGATTTAGAGAAAGCTGTTTATGAAGCAACTTACGACAAATTATATGCCGTAGCTTCTTCCGCATCTGCAAAACACGAACGTAGTGAGAAATTTGCCGATATAAAAGCAGAATTTTTAGCTACTTTATCTGAAGAAGATCAAGCATCAAAAGCAGGAATGTTTAATCGTTATTTTCACGATGTTGAGAAAAAAGCGGTTAGAAATTTCGTTTTAGATGAGCGTAAACGCTTAGACGGTCGTAATTTAGATCAAATACGTCCTATCTGGTCAGAAGTTGGCTATTTACCAATGGCTCATGGTTCAGCAATTTTCACACGTGGTGAAACTCAAGCAATGGTCAGCGTTACTTTAGGTTCTAAACTCGATGAACAAAGAATTGATGGTGCCGTTTATGATGCCAATAACGATTTCTTATTACATTATAACTTTCCTCCTTTCTCCGTTGGTGAAGCTCGCTTTTTAAGAGGAACCAGTCGCCGCGAAATTGGTCACGGTAACTTGGCTATGCGTGCCCTAAAAGAAGTTCTTCCCGGAAAAGACGTTCTTCCTTATACCATTCGTATTGTTTCCGATATCTTAGAATCAAACGGATCCTCGTCTATGGCTTCTGTTTGTGGAGGTACACTTGCGTTAATGGATGCCGGAGTAAAAATTAAAAAACCCGTTTCTGGCATAGCTATGGGTTTAATTGCCGATACTGAAACCGGAAAATATGCAGTTCTTTCTGATATTTTAGGCGATGAGGATCATTTAGGAGATATGGACTTTAAAGTAACCGGAACTGAGGATGGTATTACTGCTTGTCAGATGGATATTAAAGTTGACGGCCTTTCATACAAAATTCTTGAAGAAGCTTTAGCACAAGCAAAAGCCGGACGTTTACACATCTTAGGAGAAATGATGAAAACTATTTCTGAGCCTCGCGAAGATTATAAACCTCACGTTCCTCGTATCGTTCAAATGATCATAGCTAAAGAGTTTATCGGTGCTGTTATTGGTCCTGGCGGAAAAATTATTCAAGAAATTCAAAAAACAACTAACTCAACTATTGTTATTGAAGAAGTTGGAGAAACAGGAGTTATAGATATTATGGCCGTTGACAAAGCCGCACTTGATGCAGCTGTTGAACGCATTAAAAATATTACTGCCGTTCCTGATGCCGGAGCAACCTATAAAGGTCTTATCAAATCAATCACCACTTTTGGTGCTTTTGTTGAGATAATGCCAGGTAAAGAAGGTTTATTACATGTTTCAGAAATTGCTTGGGAACGCGTTCAGAATGTAGAAGACGTTTTAAAAGTTGGTGAAGAAATAGAAGTAAAACTTTTAGAAGTTGATTCAACAACAGGTAAATTAAAACTATCGAGAAAAGCTTTATTACCAAAACCTGAAGGTTATGTTGAACGTCCACCAAGAGATAGATCTCGTAATGATCGTAATCGCGGACGTGATAATCGCAACGACAATCATCGCAGACCTTCAAATCGTGATAGGAATTAA
- a CDS encoding ATP-dependent 6-phosphofructokinase, whose translation MKRVLVLTGGGDCPGLNAVIRAIVKRASQEKEWEVVGSIQAFNGVLWEPAEIKILDNKAVSGIHYQGGTIIETTNKGGPFAWPVKNKDGSWSEVDRSDELMRKLQFMGIDAVINIGGDGSQKISQRLYEKGMNIIGVPKTIDNDLSATDSTFGYQTAVEIATDAVDKLVTTAASHNRVFSMEVMGRYAGWIALNAAVAGGADVCLIPEIPYDIEKVLEKVQSRFVKDRGFAVMVVSEGARPKNGKMAFTKNEEVGYENLKLGGISSQVLRELKAAGCEADMRNVMLGHLQRGGIPIAYDRVLASQFGVKAFEMVLKKEFGRMVSYQHPEITSVSLKEAIGRPNLVTLDNAMVKTCNGLGISLGI comes from the coding sequence ATGAAAAGAGTTTTAGTTTTAACCGGAGGGGGCGATTGTCCCGGATTAAATGCGGTAATACGTGCAATTGTTAAACGTGCTTCCCAAGAGAAAGAATGGGAAGTAGTAGGTAGTATCCAAGCCTTTAACGGAGTACTTTGGGAACCTGCCGAAATTAAGATACTTGATAATAAAGCCGTATCCGGCATTCACTACCAAGGCGGAACAATTATAGAAACAACAAATAAAGGAGGCCCTTTTGCTTGGCCGGTAAAGAATAAAGACGGTAGCTGGTCTGAAGTTGATCGCTCTGATGAGTTGATGCGAAAATTACAATTTATGGGAATTGACGCTGTAATTAATATTGGCGGAGATGGATCTCAAAAAATTTCGCAACGGCTTTATGAAAAAGGAATGAATATTATTGGCGTTCCTAAAACTATTGATAATGACCTTTCGGCAACAGATTCTACTTTCGGATATCAAACTGCAGTAGAAATTGCTACTGATGCTGTAGATAAATTAGTAACGACGGCTGCTTCTCACAATAGAGTTTTTTCTATGGAAGTAATGGGAAGATATGCGGGTTGGATTGCACTAAATGCAGCAGTTGCAGGAGGAGCCGATGTTTGCCTAATCCCTGAAATACCTTACGATATTGAAAAAGTACTTGAAAAAGTACAAAGTCGTTTTGTAAAAGATCGTGGCTTTGCAGTTATGGTCGTTTCTGAAGGCGCTCGCCCTAAAAACGGTAAAATGGCTTTTACTAAAAACGAAGAAGTCGGCTACGAAAATCTTAAATTAGGCGGTATTTCATCACAAGTATTAAGAGAGCTAAAAGCAGCTGGATGTGAAGCCGATATGCGTAACGTTATGCTTGGTCATCTTCAACGCGGCGGTATTCCAATTGCCTACGATCGGGTACTAGCGTCTCAGTTTGGAGTTAAAGCTTTCGAGATGGTTCTTAAAAAAGAATTTGGACGTATGGTATCCTACCAACATCCGGAGATTACTTCCGTTTCTCTTAAAGAAGCCATAGGGAGACCTAATTTGGTAACTTTGGATAATGCTATGGTAAAAACTTGTAATGGCTTAGGTATATCGCTTGGGATTTAA
- the rpsO gene encoding 30S ribosomal protein S15, with protein MYLTTDKKKEIFKDHGKSELDSGSTEGQVALFTFRIAHLTEHLKQNKKDKATQRSLVLMVGKRRKLLDYLKAKDIERYRALIKKLGLRK; from the coding sequence ATGTACTTAACAACTGACAAGAAAAAAGAAATTTTTAAAGATCACGGCAAATCAGAACTTGATAGCGGATCAACCGAAGGTCAAGTAGCATTGTTTACTTTTCGTATTGCCCATTTAACGGAGCATTTGAAGCAAAATAAAAAAGACAAAGCAACTCAACGTTCTTTGGTTCTTATGGTTGGTAAAAGAAGAAAATTGCTTGATTATTTAAAAGCAAAAGATATTGAGCGTTACAGAGCGCTTATTAAAAAATTAGGTCTTCGTAAATAA